A region from the Triticum urartu cultivar G1812 chromosome 1, Tu2.1, whole genome shotgun sequence genome encodes:
- the LOC125511285 gene encoding homeobox-leucine zipper protein ROC3-like encodes MFGDCQVLSSMAAMAAGGSSADALFASPLMPNPGALAGFMSNSSAMPFHHHFSTNLIPKEEGVMGGLHLAKDEELDLDMEMELSGGSGSGHLDGLLSFADVDDDRDQKPQHSEPDGAGAGHHPSSSAAAAASNGNGKKKRYHRHTAHQIQQMEALFKECPHPDDKQRLKLSQELGLKPRQVKFWFQNRRTQMKAQQDRADNVILRAENESLKTDNYRLQAAIRNVVCPSCGHAAVIGDMSYEEQNLRIENARLKDELDRLACIASRYGGGRQPGMSSASALSCMSAPPPVLMPPLDLDMNVYSRHFAEQQHGAMDLMALPQQMAAGGHGIAATASYLQGPMTPVIVQEQDKQLVMELASTAADHLIKMCRTSEPLWARRRGTGPSSGEVMDAEEHARMLSWPIDSGKQQQSDVAHSARTEGTRDSAVVIMNSITLVDAFLDANKWMELFPSIVCKARTIQVIHHGAASGHLSSGSLILMQAEMQFLSPLVPAREVVFFRYCVHNADEGTWSIVDFPADGFQEELLQQQQKTSSLVRCRRRPSGCIIQDAPNGYSRVVWVEHMEVVGEEKPLQPVFKDHVADGAAFGATRWVSVLQRQCERLASELARSIADQGVIRTPEARTNMMKLSQRMITAFCANISASGSQSWTALSDSTEDTVRITTRKNTEPGQPSGVILTAVSTSWLPFSHQQVFELLADEQQRCQLEILSNGGSLHEVAHIANGSHPRNCISLLRINSASNSSQNVELLLQESSIHPDGGSLVVFATVDVDAIQVTMSGEDPSYIPLLPMGFAIFPATSPSPGATSSDTTSNGETSPGNADEPATGCLLTVGMQVLASAVPSAKLNLSSVTAINSHICNTIHQITTALKGAGGSRTEPAPAGSDQ; translated from the exons ATGTTTGGGGACTGCCAGGTTCTCTCGTCCATGGCGGCCATGGCCGCGGGCGGCTCCTCCGCCGATGCGCTCTTCGCCTCGCCGCTCATGCCCAACCCGGGCGCGCTCGCCGGCTTCATGTCTAACTCTTCCGCCATGCCCTTTCATCACCACTTCTCCACCAACTTGATACCC AAAGAGGAGGGCGTTATGGGTGGGCTTCACTTGGCGAAGGACGAGGAGTTGGACCtagacatggagatggagctcagcggcggctccggcagcggccacctCGACGGTCTGCTCAGCTTCGCCGACGTTGACGACGACAGGGACCAGAAGCCGCAGCACAGCGAGCCGGACGGTGCCGGCGCCGGCCACCACCCCTCCTCgtcggctgcggcggcggcgtccaACGGCAACGGCAAGAAGAAGCGCTACCATCGCCACACCGCGCACCAGATCCAGCAGATGGAGGC GCTGTTCAAGGAGTGCCCGCACCCGGACGACAAGCAGCGGCTGAAGCTGAGCCAGGAGCTGGGGCTGAAGCCCCGGCAGGTCAAGTTCTGGTTCCAGAACCGGCGCACGCAGATGAAGGCACAGCAGGACCGCGCCGACAACGTCATCCTCCGCGCCGAGAACGAGTCCCTCAAGACAGACAACTACCGCCTGCAGGCCGCCATCCGCAACGTCGTCTGCCCCAGCTGCGGCCACGCCGCCGTCATTGGTGACATGTCCTACGAGGAGCAGAACCTCCGCATCGAGAACGCACGCCTCAAAGACGAG CTGGACCGCTTGGCGTGCATCGCCAGCAGGTACGGTGGCGGGCGCCAGCCTGGCATGTCGTCGGCTTCAGCGCTGAGCTGCATGTCGGCGCCGCCGCCTGTGCTCATGCCGCCCCTGGACCTCGACATGAACGTATACTCCCGGCACTTCGCCGAGCAGCAGCACGGCGCCATGGACCTCATGGCCTTGCCGCAGCAGATGGCCGCCGGCGGGCACGGCATCGCGGCGACGGCGTCATACTTGCAGGGCCCAATGACGCCCGTCATCGTCCAGGAGCAGGACAAACAACTGGTGATGGAGCTCGCATCAACGGCCGCCGATCACCTCATCAAGATGTGCCGCACCAGCGAGCCGCTCTGGGCGCGCCGCCGCGGCACCGGTCCCTCGTCCGGCGAGGTCATGGACGCAGAGGAGCACGCGCGGATGCTCAGCTGGCCCATCGACTCCGGGAAGCAGCAGCAGTCTGACGTCGCCCACTCGGCGAGGACGGAAGGGACGCGCGACAGTGCCGTCGTCATCATGAACAGCATCACATTGGTCGACGCCTTCCTCGACGCA AACAAGTGGATGGAGCTGTTCCCTTCGATCGTGTGCAAGGCAAGGACCATTCAGGTCATACACCATGGCGCTGCTTCTGGCCATCTCAGCAGTGGATCTCTCATCTTG ATGCAAGCGGAGATGCAGTTCCTGTCTCCTCTAGTGCCGGCGCGGGAGGTGGTCTTCTTCCGGTACTGCGTGCACAACGCCGACGAAGGCACCTGGTCCATCGTCGACTTCCCAGCCGACGGCTTCCAGGAGGAGCTTCTGCAGCAGCAGCAGAAGACCAGCTCGCTGGTCCGGTGCCGCCGCCGGCCCTCCGGCTGCATCATCCAGGACGCCCCCAATGGCTACTCCAGG GTGGTGTGGGTGGAGCACATGGAAGTGGTGGGGGAGGAGAAGCCCCTTCAGCCGGTTTTCAAGGACCACGTCGCCGACGGCGCCGCGttcggggccaccaggtgggtctCCGTCCTTCAGCGCCAGTGCGAGCGCCTCGCCAGCGAGCTCGCCCGCAGCATCGCCGATCAAGGAG TTATCCGCACCCCTGAGGCGAGGACAAACATGATGAAGCTGTCTCAGAGGATGATCACCGCCTTCTGTGCTAACATAAGTGCATCTGGGAGCCAGTCTTGGACGGCGCTATCTGATTCTACAGAGGACACAGTCAGGATTACAACAAGGAAGAATACTGAGCCGGGGCAGCCCAGCGGTGTCATCCTCACTGCGGTCTCCACAAGCTGGCTTCCTTTCAGCCATCAACAGGTGTTTGAGCTTCTTGCAGACGAGCAACAGCGCTGTCAG CTTGAGATTTTGTCAAACGGGGGCTCACTTCATGAGGTGGCACATATTGCAAATGGATCACACCCAAGGAATTGCATTTCTCTTCTTCGCATAAAT TCTGCAAGCAACTCATCACAGAATGTGGAGCTCCTGCTGCAGGAGAGCAGCATCCACCCTGATGGTGGAAGCCTGGTGGTGTTTGCAACCGTGGATGTGGATGCCATCCAGGTCACAATGAGCGGGGAGGATCCTTCATACATCCCTCTACTCCCCATGGGCTTCGCCATCTTCCCAGCCACCAGCCCTTCGCCTGGAGCCACTAGCTCAGACACCACCAGCAACGGCGAAACAAGTCCTGGCAATGCAGATGAGCCCGCCACCGGCTGCCTCCTCACCGTGGGCATGCAGGTGCTGGCCAGCGCCGTGCCTTCAGCCAAGCTCAACCTCTCAAGCGTCACTGCAATCAACAGCCACATCTGCAACACCATCCACCAGATTACAACAGCACTCAAGGGTGCCGGAGGTAGCCGGACTGAGCCGGCGCCTGCAGGTTCCGACCAGTAG